The DNA region TCTTCTACCCACGCCTGCCCTCGAAAGAatttctttctctcttcctctccccaAAATCAACAACAATAACGCTCAACCCATTCGGATTCTTTTGTTTCCAAAACCTCATCACCTCAATTACATCAATTCGCATCACGTCAGCTTCCTTTGCAGTTTCATCACTGAATtacccccttctcttccctaCCCGCTATCCTCTCTGGTTACGCGCGCGTCGCTTCGCTTCGCCGAGACCTCCACATCATCACAACATCATCCAATTCATCACAATCGCCTGTCGACCATGCCTCCCAAGGCCGCGAACAAAAAGGCCGCTGCGCCCAAGGCCAGCGCGCCTAAGAAGGCTACTACCAACACTGCCGCTGCGACGAAGAAGGCTGCTGAGCCGACAAAGAAGACTGCTGCGAAGCCCGCCGCGAAGAAGGACGCGACTACTAACGGCgcgaccgccgcctccaagcGCAAGCTCGctgaggaagaggacgaggtcgacgagtCCGCTGACGAGtccgccgaggaggatgagaaaCCTGCGACCAAGAAGACCGCTAAGAAGGCAGTCGAACCAGCCGcgaagaagaccaagactACCACTGCtgccgccaagaagaaggccgctgctgctgaggagACCGAAGATGAgtccaagaccaagaagcCTTTGAAGAAGGCCGCTGTCAAGAAGGCTGAGCCCAAgaaggctgccgccgcgaagaaggccgacaCCAAGGCTCCTGCCGCAAGCAAGAAGCGCAAGTCTAGCGAAGAAGAGCCAGAGGACGAGAAGCCCAAGGCGAAGAAGTCCAAGACCGACGATGCTGAGGTCGACAGTCAGGCCACCGAGTCCGCCAAGGCGACGGAGTctgccgacgaggagcccaaggccgagaagcctGTGAAGGCGACCAAGAAGACTGTCACCGCTGCCCCCAAACCCCCTCCTGCTCATCCCCACAAGATTGGCAAGAAGATCAACTCTGCCCCTACACAGATCCTTGACGTCTAcgtctttggcgagggcTCTTCTGGCGAGCTGGGTCTCGGCAGCAAGAAGCTTGACGGCAAGAAGGTCGTTGATGTCAAGCGCCCTAGGCTtaacccccttctctctgCCAAGGACGTTGGTGTTGTTCAGATTGCCTGCGGCGGCATGCACGTGGCTGCGCTGACCAAGGACAACAAGATCCTCACCTGGGGCGTCAATGACCAGGGCGCCCTTGGCCGCGACACTAACTGGGACGGCGGACTGcgcgatgccgatgctgaggaagaagaggaggacgaggatgattCGGGCATCAACCCTCGCGAGAGCACGCCCACTGCTCTCGGCGCTGAGCACTTCGCTCCGGAAGCCAAATTCACTCAGGTTGTGGCTAGCGACAGCGCCACCTTCGCTCTGACGGAGGATGGCAGAGTCTATGGATGGGGCACGTTCAGAGTAAGTTGGTCGACAGCCAGACACTATGTTCCGTCACTAACACGTTTAGTCGAGTGATGGTATTCTCGGTTTCACCGACAAGATCCAGATCCAAAAGACACCCGAGTACCTTCCCACTCTCAAGAACATCACGGCTCTTGCTGCCGGCTCCAACCACATTCTGGCTCTCGACGACAagggtgttgttgttgcttgGGGCTGCGGTCAGCAGAACCAACTCGGACGTCGCATCATCGAGCGCAACAAGCTTTCGTCGCTTATTCCTCAGAGCCTGGGCATCCCCAAGGGCAAGGTCGACCGCATCGCCTGCGGGTCCTACCACAGCTTCGCCTTGGCCAAGGACGGCCGCGTTTGGGCTTGGGGTCTGAACAACTTTGCTGAAACCGGTATCGAGATgggtgccggcgaggacgacgccgttgTCCTGAGACCCACGATTGTTGAGGCTCTCAAGGACTACAAGGTTAAGCAGATTGCTGGCGGAGAGCACCACTCTCTTGCCTGCACTGAAGACGGCAAGCTCCTGACGTGGGGTCGTCTAGACGGCAACCAGGTCGGCATTCCCGTGGAAGAGCTCCCTGCGGACAGCGTCATTAAGGATGAAAGCAACAACCCTCGTATCCTCTCTAAGCCGACTGTTGTTGAGGGTGAGTAgtgtccccccccctgttgGGCCCTGAACCAAGCTAATTGTTTCACTACAGACATTGCCAAGTGTGTCTACGTCgctgccggcgtcgacaacAACTTTGCCATCGACAACAAGGGCGAGGCCCACTCTTGGGGCTTCTCTGCCAACTACCAGACCGGCCAGGGCACAACTGAAGACATTGAGACCCCGACCACCATTGACAATACTGCCGTTCGTGGCAAGAAGCTTGTTTTCGCTGGCGCTGGTGGCCAGTACTCCATTTTGGGCGGCGTTGCCGATGTTCCCAAGGTCAACGGTTTCGCAGCAGtcgcagccagccagccggcGACTGGTGGCTTCAGACCCGTGTTCTAAGCTTCGTTTGCGAGCGATCATCTAGTTCATTACGGTACAGCTTCTACAGCCCCCTGGTGGGAGTATGCGGGTATGACTGGTTGAGTCTACACAAGAACATATTTGATGGACGAGTTGGAAGCGGCGCCACGAGAGGAATCCGGGCGCGGATACGTGAGAGCCAATCGGGTGGCGGCACCATTTCCAGAGTTGAGGCATTTTTCCCGGCTCATTTTTTAGCATGAGCGTTTTCCCTCTTTGTCACGGCATATTCGCACGATATTTTGGTTTTGGGTTTAGGGTTTTCAAGTGTCCGATGAAGCGGGCTTATAGACTTTTCCTTCAATGAGAGCTGCAGTGACGCTCCCGCATAGCATGGACAGGACGGATTGGTGGATATGAgagacggcctcgaggaaaGTCAGACTTTTTATGATACCACGGGGGGATTCCGGCTCGTCAAGCCTCGTCCTATTAGCGTGTGCCCGACGGGGGGTGTATCATCACAGTAAGGCTCTTGGTTATTGAGGAGATGGATGGTCTCTTGTAATACTACGTTTGGCTGCGGGCCTCTTTCCCCCCACCTGTGCGTTGTTTTCCTCTCTTGCACTCGTGTGTACAACAAGGAGAATGACGATGGCGGAATCCTGGACTATATATTTCATCTCTCTTCAAACAGCAGAACAAGGAAGGAAAATAGGAGTAGGAGGGGGTTGATTCTCGAAAGTTTTATTCTGGCTTCGTCTGAACATGATTATTTATTGTACAGTGATGTGAAGCATGATCCATGCCCCGACCTCTCCTCGCCGCAGGCGTGCGTCTCATCGTCCGTTGCctgccctccctccctccttccttccGGTGTATCATGACTCCTTTTTTGGGCTCCTGTTGAATTCCATCCTCTTTTTTTGACACGAAACCTCTGGTCTCGCTAAGGCATGCTGGAGAGACTTTCTATCCCGACGTGGTGCTCTAGGCCCGCTCGTCTGCTTGAATCAAAGGGTACCAATGTCTGTGCTAGTAATGTGATTTTCCCATCTTACTCTCCCCTGCGACTCTTCATCCCTTCAGACCGGCCGCGGCCTTGGCCAACGACCCGCCGCTCCCTCTAGAGCTGAAGATTCCCAtgatgccgaagccgacgtaGAACAGTGCCAGAGGGTAAGCCACGAGCCCGCGCATGCCCCTCATGCGGCCAACGGCGCAGaacatggccgaggccgaatAGGTGCACCACAAGATGGCCATGGTGGTCaggacgatgccgagcgGGGTGTCCATGGGCatgacgatgccgaagaGACTGGTGGCGACAAGAGGGAGGAGACAGTAGCCGAGCACGGAGCTGGAGCGGGCGAAGGTGAGGGTCGCAGAGAAGTGGCCGGTGCGAGAGGggtggtcgtggtcgtcgggGCCGGGTCCGCCAGGGtacccgccgccgacgccgacgggaCCGCCGTACTGGGGTGCGGACTGGtgggtcgaggccgaagggTGGGCGTCGGTCGGAGTCATGAGGGAGAGGATGATGTGCAGTGACGTgctgccgaggagggcgaggccgtaAATGTAGCCGAAGTGGACCTTgccggcgaagaggaggaaggtACCGTAAAGGAGaaaggagaggagggggccGGCAAGGTCGCTGTCGTCCATTAGGTGTTGGTCGATGCGACGGAACGGGTTGAGAACTGCGAGTGTCTGCGATGAGGAAAGTGGTTTGTTAGTGTCCATCGCATGAGGAAGCCTTAATGTCTAAAAAGCCGTGGCCGcaagggaggggaagggaaggtgAGGTTGCCGCAGCCATCGCCACGTGAGGAAAGGGGAACGTATCGCACCTTTGCTCGAATATGCCCAAAGTTAacgcccagctcctcgagcaaGGGCGGCTCGCCATCGTAGCCTTCGgtcgagaaggcggcgagccACCCGGTGCGCAGGCCGCCCTGCTCGCCCATGCGACCCGAGACGCCTGGAGGGGCGCcaaaggcggcggcggcgctgccgccgaacTGTCCGGCGGAGGGTTGACCTCCGTAGCCGTACGAGGCTTGTTGTGGGGTCGCGTGgcccgagacggcgtcggcgggggAGTATGAGGAGGGGTAGAATTGGAGGTTCTGGGCGCCGGTTCCCGGGCCGGGGCCGTACGATTGTTGGGGGTAGTAGTTCGACATTGTAGTGGGATGGGTGCAGTCGAGACTTCTGTGTGTTCGGCGGTCGGTATAACTTGAGGTTGTTCGATTTCCTGCCTTGTGCCGTATCTCCACTTCGGGGGTCGCTTTCGGGGGTGGAAGGGGAACCGCTCTcaaggggggtgggggttcTGAAGGCTTCAAGGGTGGTAGATATCGATTCTGATGAAGATTCCGAACAGAATGAAGAGCGTCCGCGGATGGAGGGCTCAAGAGCCGTTATGCGCCAAGGGGGGGTTgcgaggcggcgctggtTGGCGTGGGTGAGGACAGGTTGTACCCAGGCTTGCGATGTTGGAGATGTAGCTTCTTTCGACGTTCACCACGTCAGTCGGGGCAGGAGCTGCATAGTGGGACCTGAAGACATGCTGGTGCCTGAGATGAAAGGCACATAAGCAGAGCTAGTCAGGCACGAGCTATCGACAAGGAGGCTTATCGATTGACTTTATCGGTGGCCTCTCTCGATAACGATAACGATAAATTCCATCCATGCCATCTTATCGATAAGATTCTTAGTCAGCGACAGTTTCCTTGTACAGCATTCCAGGTTTCCCCATCTTGAGCGAATCATCATTTTATGCAACTGCAGCCATAAGACGAACTGTTCATCAAACAGTATGTGACAAGCTTGCAGGCACGCAACCCCCCGAGGTTTTTCTCGCTTGCAAAAGCCGGCCTCGATCAAAATTATCAAAGGAATCAAGCACAACGGCGTCATGTCCCTCTTGCACCTAGCGTCAAACGAAGCGCGAATTTCTGCCCGCTGTCTTGCTCAAAGAGGCAAGTGCCTGCTCCAGTTTTCTGCTTTGTCCGGGGTACAGGCTCTCTCGCCTGTCTGGGACAGTCCACAGGACCAAACTCCCGGGCGTCTGCGGCAGTTTGCTGCGCTCTTCTCCGGCTTTCCTGTGACTGGAGAAATTGAAATATTCCCCTATCGAGCCCATCGTATCGGCACATTGCCACGAGGAGACTCCGCCAAGCCCCGACGGCAGTGAGCAGCAAGCGGTGGGCTTTGCAACATCTCCACTCACCCGTGCGATATGCGCAGAGTCTGAGCAAAGGTCTAGGACTGAAGACTCGGAGATGGTTGTGAGGTGAGTCTTTTGGTGTTTGCATCATTTCTGTGTGGTTCGCCTCATCGATTAATGGAAACATCGCCTTCGGTCCTACTTCAGTCGAAAAGCCGGCCATCGTGTGTTTACACCCTTGCGGCACCCTGAGTCGTGCGCTGGCTTATACTGATTTAAAGCCCCTAGTCGACGTACCATCGAGTCTGTGTGCGGATGCTATCCGCAGAGGTGGTGGACTGAGATTCTCCGGGCGATGGAATCCGAGAAGGGGCCGATGGACTTTTCCGTGGGGTGCAATATGCTCATTTGTGGCCCTTTGGAGCGCGTGTACTATTGCCTTCTCCAAAAACTGTTCCCGTTTACGACATCACAGCCAGGAATCCAGGGGACCCCTCCCGTCAGCTGTTCCCTGGAATCTCTGGATTGCCGGGATTTTTATTCCAACGGAGATGGTCGATGGATCCTACCTTGCGGCCAAGCCTCCATCAATGAGGTGCTAACGGCTGTGGAGATTGTTTTCCACCAACGGGAGGACGGTTCCGTCTTCAACCCCAATTAAACAAGGGGGGACGGTGATGGTGTCAGATAGAATGCGGTGACCTTGGACGGCAGCTGGTTACTAGATCATAACTCGGGATGCTTGTCTAGACCTTGCTCGGCAGCAGggcccaggccgaggaggacctcgAAGGAGgtgtcgaagacgaggcacTCCTTGTTCATGATGCGAAGCTTTGTATTTAAGCTTGCAGGCAGCCGGCTAAACGGCAGACTGTTGTTTCTATTATTCTCGAACCATTCCTTTCACCGCTGCAGTCTCTCCTTTACTTCTTCTACCTTTGCTCATACTGCATCTTGGtatctctttctctttcaGCAGCAATCATGGGTCTTTACAGGTTTCTCCTCGCCATCCTTCCAGTTGTCCTAGCCGCCGACCTCTACGTCGCTCCCACGGGCTCTGACAGTGCTGCCGGCACTCTCGCCGCCCCTCTCAAGTCgatccagctcgccgtcgacaaggcTGTTGCTGGTGACACCATCTACCTCCGTGCCGGCACCTACTCGCCCACAACCAACATCAAGATCACCAAGAGCGGTACCGCCGCCAAGCCCTACACCCTGACGGCCTACAACAACGAGGCTGTTGTCATCGACGGAGAGGCACTGCCCGGAACCCCTGCCGCCCTCGATGCGtccctcgccaacgccgaccGCGGCGTCCTTCATATTGAGAAGGCAAGTCAAGACTCGCACTGCTCATGGAAAGAAGCCTTCCACTAACACTACCCTCGTAAAGGCCAACTACTGGAAGTTCTACAAGctcaccatcatcaacggcCCCTACGGCGTTTACCTTCGCGACGGCTCCAACAACTACTTCGAGCGTATCGTCACCCACGACAACTACGAGACGGGCTTCCAGATGCAGGGTTCCTTGAGCAACAACCAGGTCATCTACCTCGACTCGTACCGCAACCGCGACCCTCGCAAGAACGGCGAGAGCGCTGACGGCTTCGCCTGCAAGGAGGGCTCCGGCACGGGCAACATCCTCAAGGGTGCCCGTCTTTGGGAGAACGTCGATGACGGTCTTGACCTTTGGTAAGTCTTCTCTTGTTCGACTTTCGCTCCTTCCGCCTTCATCACActtcatcaacatcaccacaAATGTCAACCACGGCTAACCACAATACAACAACAGGGAGTTCAAGTCGCCCGTCACCATCATGGACACCATTTCCTGGGGCAATGGCGTCAACCGATGGGGTTTCAGCGACTTCCAGGGAGACGGAAACGGATTCAAGCTGGGCGgtggcgacgccgccgacatcgcGTCGGCCAACCACGTCATCACCAACAGCATCGCCTTCAACAACGCGGCCAAGGGCTTCACGGACAACAAGCAGCCGGGCAACTTCCAGTTCTCGCGCAACACGGCGTGGAACAACGGCGCGGTGGGCTTCCAGACCATCACGACCAAGTCGACGCTCAAGAGCAACATCGCGGCATCCAACTCCAAGACAACAGCCAAGTCGGGCCAGACGTCGTTCGTCAgcggcaccagcagcagcggcaactCTTGGGACGGCAGCGCCACATGGTCCGATTCGAGCTTCAAGAGCGTCGACGTCAGCCTCGTCAAGGGCGCACGCCAGGCCAACGGCAAGATCGTCGCGAGCAACTTCCTGATCCCCACCTCGGgcgaggccatcggcgccacCACCACTTGGTCTTAGAGAGAGTGTGATGTTGGGCCTGGGTCATGGTACAAGTTGCGTAGTCCCGTGAAACAGTTCTCCTGTACATATTTAGCACTGCCAAAGAGCAGGGTACATAATCCAACCGGTACATATCTTTCATCGGGGTCACTTACTATCTTTGTTGCGGTGCATGAATGGCAAGTTGCCGAGGAACCATTGTTGCTGCTTGTTTACCGAAGCCAGACGGACGAGCTCGTGACATGGGCCGTGCTTGTTGACTGATAGCCAGTTACGCTAGTGACGGCGATGTAACCATCGTGAACCCATCAATCAAGGGCGGCCGCCGTGCAAGGGTCCATGGGCAACGAGTTGTGGTGCCGTTTGTGTTGGAGGAGCCGAGACGTGCATGCAAGTGCGGAACGGGGACTTGCTGTAAAAATAGAGTACATAAACATTTGTTTGACGTGTCGTTGAGCACGGTAGGGAAAGCACAGGCGTTGCGGAAATTTTCCCTGATCGACTCAAACTCAAATCCGGACCCGCGCCGCGACGATGGTTCATATTGTTTGCAAGGGGAGGGTGTGTAACCATGCAAGCTACCAGCCTAACTAAAATTATTATGTGGGTAGAGGAAATGAGCGAAGGCGTACATACTGTCCGACGGGCGCGACCAGCTGGTAATAGCTGGCACGCTGTTCCCAGGCAAGATGAGTCAGTAAGACCCACAAAAGGTTCTCTCGGCTTACGGGCAAACTCGCCCCTCCGAACAGCCGCTGGATGAGCTCGGAATTTCTCGTCGGCAAACTCCCGATCGTGAATTGGAATTTTCTGGATTGCGAGCCAACTCAGCGCCCACCCGGTCCTCCGCAACAAGCCAGCCATCAACGCGCGACATCGCATCCTGGATATCCCAGACCGCGCGACAAACGAGATTTCGATTCTATACCCCCCTCTCCATCTGTATCTGTAATTTTTTCTCGTAGGCTGCCTTCTAATAAACCGCAAACATGGTGAGTCTCCTGGCtttgccccccctcctaTGTGATGCGATGCGCCACCGAAGCTCTCCGCTGTCCCTCGCCCTCATCCAAGCTCCTCTCAACTGACACGTCTCCCCATCGCAGGCCTACCGCCTCATCACCCAAGTCCTCTTCGTTGGCACCCGCATTGTCGGCCGCTCCTTTGCCGCTGCCTACAAGCAGGCCCAGGCCTCGTCCGAGTACCAGCGCGCGCAGGTCAAGAACGGCaccgcgggcgcgggcgccAAGGGCAACCTGTCTTCGGGCATGACGCTTGACGAGGCCTGCAagatcctcgacgtcgagacgcCCAAGGACGGCTCCAAGAGCGCGGGCGACGTCATGGAACGCTTCAAGAAGCTCTTTGACGCCAACGACCCTAAGAAGGGCGGCAGCTTCTACCTGCAGAGCAAGGTCTTgcgcgcgagagagaggttggagaaggagatTGGGCCACTGGTCGAGAAAGAGGAGGTCGAGACTGAAACGAAGGAGGGGTTCAAGCCCAAGATCTACAAGGACCGGTGAGCGGTGGGCGAGGGTGGCTGCACCGCGCAGCCGGCTGGACGGCCGACTGATGTGGCCGGCTGACCTATCGACATACGAACACACTCGAATCGTTGGACGAAAGGAAGAAAGGCCAGAGGGTGGCGATCCGCTGACGCAGAGCTTGGATGCTCGTCAAAGGGAGGAGGTGGTGCCTTAGGGGGGGCACAACAACTGTATTGGAACACACTTCACTCGACTCCGCATGGCATGGCGTTTCTGGGGACGGAACTCGTTTTTGGTTTCACGGCGCGGCACCGCCAGCACTGGCATGGTTAGACGATACAAAAAGGGGCGGTGCTTTCGCGGAAATGTGTTAATATACTGTACTATAAGACACGGGAAGGGGGCTGGGGCGAGGAGTTGGGCCGCTGAGACGCGGGTGAAGGTCAGCTCAGAGAATGCAGGCCTTTCTACTCAAGAGTGAAGTCTTTGGACTACTTACTGGTGGTCACTTCCGGCAGATTGTTGTACAGATGACACCACGTTGAAAATCCCGTGTCAACTCCATCACTTCTCGCAACTCCCTTCATACACGCTTGGTCAACGATAGCTGATTGCAACTGTCGTTGGTGCACTACGAGCAATGTGCCACGGCTCTCCGAAGACCGGCCATCCTCAGcaagccccctcccctcggcTTCCCACTCGCGCACTCGAGTTGCACACAAGAAACATAACCTGGCAACAACAAGTGAGCAACACCAATCAATGCTGGGAAAACCAAGGCAAAAAGGAAGTCTAGTCGCAAGGACCAGTCTCGGGAATTGCCCAGAGGCGGATTCGAACCGCCGTCAACACGGATCGCTGTATAGAAGAACCACAACGTATCATCCTAACCAACTAGACGATCTGGGCGAattgctgctgcttgctgtCCCTGGTGGGGGAGAGGAGCTGTTGCAGAGACCCGGCAAGGAATGGGTCTATTTCGTGTTGCGCGCAAGGGCTGGAGCCGCAGTGGAGTATGCGTGCCCTGAGAAAAGTCTCTTCTGACAACGTGTAAGTGGACACGACTTGGCAGAGTGCAGGAGTGCACACACGCCTCATAACGGACTTTGGAACATGCGGTTAGGCCTGTTGCAAACAGTTTTTAAAGACATGATTTTAGTTCGGGGGTAGTGTGATACCTGTCAAAGCCCTGTCAACTCGAAGAGCGCCCAGCAACCTCACATATGGCACTGTGGCAGCATCAACTTCGTACCAAATCCTCCACCATGGGACATTTCGTCGCCCAACTGCAAACTAGGGGAGATTGGAAACGCATCCACATAGGCTCATGAGCACACGTTATATAAGTCATTGGTGTCTAGGTGACAAGGATGCAGTTCAGCCTGCGTGTGTCACAGGCGACAGCTGACCCGGGAGAGCACTTAAACGGCCGCTCAGGCCGGACTCGACGAGCATTCAGCGTCCAGTTTCGTGGATCCCTATGCTTCCCCAGAGCACAGTTATCAACAAAGCGCACCCAAGTCTCTGCATAGGTTCTTTGGGGGACACAAGCCATCACCTCGAGACCCGTTACAACAGAGCTCGGAAGAGATGAGACGCCATGTGTCTTCGTCACCATCTTTGTGTTCGTTGCCATGATCTGGGATCTAGAATAACAATGTTGCTATGTTGTCGTCTTCATTTTCACTACCAATCTCCTCAACCAACCTTTCAACTgcttcctcttcatcccTTCGGATCTGCTCGTCAACGAAAACCATATCATCAGGCGGGAGATCATGTCGGTCCCACCCTCTTTTCTGTTATCTTCCTCTGCCCCAACTATACACTTTGCAGTTTGGCTTCTACGGGCATGGATGCCTCTCCTGGATATGGCGATGACGCTTGAGTTCTTACTTCAactttcctttttctttctctttttgcCATCTACCCACAGCTTGCTTCCGCCGCTGCCAAGGTTCTTTGGCGTCGCTCTCGGTCCATGGACAATGACTTGAGTTCCGTGACCGTATTCGGCAGCAAGCAAAAGTTCCGTCTCGATGTAAACTTTCATGGAGGGGCGATTCACTGTTGAATCTTCCATCCCTGTGCCTCATTTCCTATCAGCTTGTTTCCAATAGCTCTCATGCTTCGAAAATCCATACAGTTCGATCTCATGCTTAAACTTTAACGAGATGAGCCTGAACAACAATATCTAGGGCGTAGCATCATATGGAAGCTGCCCGGAGCTTTGTTTCGGTCATCACATTCACCAGTGCACCACCTTGCCAGATTAGAAATATGTCATGCTGGTATGTTTTTTAATAACTACCCTCTTTAATCAAGAGGTTGGAGACTGTCGCTACGTTAAGATTCGCTACATAAGAAAGAGCTGAAAGCATAATTCGAGTATCACCACCGCCACAGCGGCTTCTTGACCTTTTCCTCGCCTTCGGGGACGTCGCTCTCCCGCATGATGTTCAAGAAAACCATCTCCAGGGTACCCATACCAACTGTATAATGCGCTAGTCCGAGGCTCGTCTTATGCTGTTCCAGCGTCTCCATCAACCGCCTCACAGTACTCCTCCCATCCCGCGAAACACCGGTCCCCACAGGTACGACAAATCGCACCTGTCCGCCAAGGTTCACGGCGTCGAAAGAGGCCTCGGGGAAGACATCGCGCACCCAGGACTCGACGTTCTGCATTTCGCCGCGGGTGGACCCGGGCGCCGTGCCGAGAACGAGGTGGACGTCGTAGACGTTGCTGTAGCGCTTGCGAAGTTCCTGACTCGTaccgatggcgaggatgcgCTTGGACATGATGGCTACGCGAGTAGCGAGttcgtcggcttcttccaTGGAGTGTGTCTAGTACCGGGGGTGGTCAGCATGCTGCATCCGAGGGGATGTCTAGGGCTACAAGAGCAGGCAGGCTTACGGTGAGGAGAACAGAGCGCCCGGGGGTGATGGAGGAGAGCATCTTCCACATTTCGCGCTTCGCGATAGCGTCCATCGCGGAACTCGGCTCGTCTAGAATAAGGACCTTGGGGTTCCCTGGGGGTAACGTCAGCGTTGGAATGAGCCAAGCCGTAGATAATCAGCACGTACCGAGGAGTGCGATGGCGAGACTGAGCTTCCTCTTGTTGCCACCAGAGAGCTTGTGCGTCAAGCGAGAAGCGTGCGGCGTCAGGCCGACCTTCTTCATGACGAGCTCAACATCCCGGTTGATGTTCTTGACTCCCTTGATGCGGGCGTAAAACTGCAGCTGCTGCCTTGCGGTGAGCTTGTCGAGAGCATCGAACTG from Colletotrichum higginsianum IMI 349063 chromosome 4, whole genome shotgun sequence includes:
- a CDS encoding Yip1 domain-containing protein; protein product: MSNYYPQQSYGPGPGTGAQNLQFYPSSYSPADAVSGHATPQQASYGYGGQPSAGQFGGSAAAAFGAPPGVSGRMGEQGGLRTGWLAAFSTEGYDGEPPLLEELGVNFGHIRAKTLAVLNPFRRIDQHLMDDSDLAGPLLSFLLYGTFLLFAGKVHFGYIYGLALLGSTSLHIILSLMTPTDAHPSASTHQSAPQYGGPVGVGGGYPGGPGPDDHDHPSRTGHFSATLTFARSSSVLGYCLLPLVATSLFGIVMPMDTPLGIVLTTMAILWCTYSASAMFCAVGRMRGMRGLVAYPLALFYVGFGIMGIFSSRGSGGSLAKAAAGLKG
- a CDS encoding Pectate lyase L, with translation MGLYRFLLAILPVVLAADLYVAPTGSDSAAGTLAAPLKSIQLAVDKAVAGDTIYLRAGTYSPTTNIKITKSGTAAKPYTLTAYNNEAVVIDGEALPGTPAALDASLANADRGANYWKFYKLTIINGPYGVYLRDGSNNYFERIVTHDNYETGFQMQGSLSNNQVIYLDSYRNRDPRKNGESADGFACKEGSGTGNILKGARLWENVDDGLDLWEFKSPVTIMDTISWGNGVNRWGFSDFQGDGNGFKLGGGDAADIASANHVITNSIAFNNAAKGFTDNKQPGNFQFSRNTAWNNGAVGFQTITTKSTLKSNIAASNSKTTAKSGQTSFVSGTSSSGNSWDGSATWSDSSFKSVDVSLVKGARQANGKIVASNFLIPTSGEAIGATTTWS
- a CDS encoding Mitochondrial import inner membrane translocase subunit tim16, producing the protein MAYRLITQVLFVGTRIVGRSFAAAYKQAQASSEYQRAQVKNGTAGAGAKGNLSSGMTLDEACKILDVETPKDGSKSAGDVMERFKKLFDANDPKKGGSFYLQSKVLRARERLEKEIGPLVEKEEVETETKEGFKPKIYKDR
- a CDS encoding Ran exchange factor Prp20/Pim1, which produces MPPKAANKKAAAPKASAPKKATTNTAAATKKAAEPTKKTAAKPAAKKDATTNGATAASKRKLAEEEDEVDESADESAEEDEKPATKKTAKKAVEPAAKKTKTTTAAAKKKAAAAEETEDESKTKKPLKKAAVKKAEPKKAAAAKKADTKAPAASKKRKSSEEEPEDEKPKAKKSKTDDAEVDSQATESAKATESADEEPKAEKPVKATKKTVTAAPKPPPAHPHKIGKKINSAPTQILDVYVFGEGSSGELGLGSKKLDGKKVVDVKRPRLNPLLSAKDVGVVQIACGGMHVAALTKDNKILTWGVNDQGALGRDTNWDGGLRDADAEEEEEDEDDSGINPRESTPTALGAEHFAPEAKFTQVVASDSATFALTEDGRVYGWGTFRSSDGILGFTDKIQIQKTPEYLPTLKNITALAAGSNHILALDDKGVVVAWGCGQQNQLGRRIIERNKLSSLIPQSLGIPKGKVDRIACGSYHSFALAKDGRVWAWGLNNFAETGIEMGAGEDDAVVLRPTIVEALKDYKVKQIAGGEHHSLACTEDGKLLTWGRLDGNQVGIPVEELPADSVIKDESNNPRILSKPTVVEDIAKCVYVAAGVDNNFAIDNKGEAHSWGFSANYQTGQGTTEDIETPTTIDNTAVRGKKLVFAGAGGQYSILGGVADVPKVNGFAAVAASQPATGGFRPVF